A stretch of Buteo buteo chromosome 21, bButBut1.hap1.1, whole genome shotgun sequence DNA encodes these proteins:
- the LOC142042605 gene encoding T-cell surface glycoprotein CD1b-3-like: MIKIYLQKFNHLINKGAMQKDVPYPFVAQCMAGCEVYPNRTSRAFAYVGYNGQDFLSFNMDNATWLLSQDTNLSQYVQAVLQNYTAFTELVEVLFNDTCVDDIEVLLHYGKAALERQEPPVATVFSRTPKPDQLLLVCRVTGFYPRPISVAWLQDGQEVPPGPALNTSAILPNADLTYQLRSILAVAPHDGHSYACRVRHRSLGTRSLLIPWGNSEEVVLIAGLGAGLLAAVALAVISALWVWRHRKHQQMEESESRNSILSKEA; the protein is encoded by the exons ATGATCAAGATCTATTTGCAGAAGTTCAACCACCTGATCAATAAAGGTGCCATGCAGAAGGATGTGCCCT ACCCCTTTGTGGCCCAATGCATGGCGGGCTGTGAGGTCTACCCCAACAGGACCTCCCGGGCCTTTGCCTATGTGGGCTACAATGGCCAGGACTTCCTCAGCTTCAACATGGACAATGCCACCTGGCTCCTTTCCCAAGACACCAACCTGTCACAGTATGTCCAGGCCGTTCTCCAGAATTATACCGCCTTCACCGAGCTGGTGGAGGTACTCTTCAATGATACCTGCGTTGATGACATAGAGGTGTTACTGCACTATGGGAAGGCAGCTCTGGAGAGACAAG AGCCACCTGTTGCCACGGTCTTCTCCCGCACACCCAAACCAGACCAGCTCCTGCTGGTTTGCCGCGTCACTGGCTTCTACCCACGGCCCATCAGCGTGGCCTGGCTGCAGGATGGCCAGGAGGTGCCGCCAGGCCCAGCGCTCAACACCAGCGCCATCCTGCCCAACGCCGACCTCACCTACCAGCTCCGCAGCATCCTGGCCGTGGCCCCCCATGACGGGCACAGCTACGCTTGCCGCGTGCGCCACCGCAGCCTGGGCACCCGCAGCCTCCTCATCCCATGGG GGAACTCAGAGGAGGTGGTGCTGATTGCAGGGCTCGGGGcggggctgctggcagctgttGCCCTGGCTGTCATCTCCGCACTTTGGGTATGGAGACACAG aaagcaccAACAGATGGAGGAATCAGAGTCCCGGAACTCCATCCTGAGCAAAGAAGCTTAG